One Dermacentor andersoni chromosome 6, qqDerAnde1_hic_scaffold, whole genome shotgun sequence genomic window carries:
- the LOC126522584 gene encoding uncharacterized protein isoform X1 gives MVRGHHGHHHLQQEQHKHLKQRRRGRRVRFCCLASPAQLFATHNQRRGSDSTNMLRFAGTVTLLLFYTALCHCAPGVMPTEPCDVNSCNASCTKHLEGWPAPDAYGKCDEKGICRCYQRSVCDEAKCGSTCREKHGNEINLHAQCIDGVCTCKWNKKCELSDCEASCKEVYAGKPNIEWHCEEDMCYCKWHGVLEGPAHGSPGGQKRVKRIQLVESDSFYLEKGIQSSDAKKAVQ, from the exons ATGGTTCGAGgtcatcatggtcatcatcatcTGCAGCAGGAGCAGCACAAGCACTTGAAGCAAAGACGAAGAGGTCGACGCGTTCGATTCTGCTGCCTAGCTTCACCCGCACAGCTTTTCGCCACGCACAATC AGAGAAGAGGCAGCGATTCGACAAACATGCTGCGTTTCGCGGGCACCGTGACGCTCCTCCTGTTCTACACTGCGCTGTGCCACTGTGCACCTGGTGTAAT GCCCACCGAGCCTTGCGACGTGAATTCGTGCAACGCAAGCTGTACGAAACACTTAGAAGGTTGGCCGGCCCCGGACGCTTACGGGAAGTGCGATGAGAAGGGCATATGCCGCTGCTACCAGCGGTCAG TGTGCGACGAGGCGAAATGCGGGAGCACGTGTCGTGAGAAGCACGGAAACGAGATCAATCTCCATGCTCAATGCATCGATGGCGTCTGCACCTGCAAATGGAACAAAA AATGCGAGCTGTCTGATTGTGAAGCCTCTTGCAAAGAAGTTTACGCCGGAAAGCCCAACATTGAATGGCACTGCGAGGAGGACATGTGCTACTGCAAGTGGCACGGAG TGTTGGAAGGTCCGGCGCATGGCTCGCCTGGTGGTCAGAAACGCGTGAAGAGGATCCAACTGGTGGAAAGTGACTCGTTCTACCTAGAGAAAGGGATTCAGTCTTCGGATGCGAAAAAAGCCGTACAGTGA
- the LOC126522584 gene encoding uncharacterized protein isoform X2 produces the protein MLRFAGTVTLLLFYTALCHCAPGVMPTEPCDVNSCNASCTKHLEGWPAPDAYGKCDEKGICRCYQRSVCDEAKCGSTCREKHGNEINLHAQCIDGVCTCKWNKKCELSDCEASCKEVYAGKPNIEWHCEEDMCYCKWHGVLEGPAHGSPGGQKRVKRIQLVESDSFYLEKGIQSSDAKKAVQ, from the exons ATGCTGCGTTTCGCGGGCACCGTGACGCTCCTCCTGTTCTACACTGCGCTGTGCCACTGTGCACCTGGTGTAAT GCCCACCGAGCCTTGCGACGTGAATTCGTGCAACGCAAGCTGTACGAAACACTTAGAAGGTTGGCCGGCCCCGGACGCTTACGGGAAGTGCGATGAGAAGGGCATATGCCGCTGCTACCAGCGGTCAG TGTGCGACGAGGCGAAATGCGGGAGCACGTGTCGTGAGAAGCACGGAAACGAGATCAATCTCCATGCTCAATGCATCGATGGCGTCTGCACCTGCAAATGGAACAAAA AATGCGAGCTGTCTGATTGTGAAGCCTCTTGCAAAGAAGTTTACGCCGGAAAGCCCAACATTGAATGGCACTGCGAGGAGGACATGTGCTACTGCAAGTGGCACGGAG TGTTGGAAGGTCCGGCGCATGGCTCGCCTGGTGGTCAGAAACGCGTGAAGAGGATCCAACTGGTGGAAAGTGACTCGTTCTACCTAGAGAAAGGGATTCAGTCTTCGGATGCGAAAAAAGCCGTACAGTGA